In Aedes albopictus strain Foshan chromosome 3, AalbF5, whole genome shotgun sequence, the following are encoded in one genomic region:
- the LOC134290367 gene encoding uncharacterized protein LOC134290367, translated as MTLGNRTVSYLERTKEDGQTCFLEENANSALTAVANIQLPPVAGLHRIGPRSWSAKRPQIAKNIKTHFRKQCNPTEVQTAFREVLNRKFSTHEVRYTDGSKLAERVGLGIYSRTTEMYHSLPIQCSVFSAEAAAIFLATTTPCDNPMLVVSDSDSVLSAITNPSNRHPFIQKIQEALENPSTRTTFMWVPGHCGILGNERADILAGIGRNSPTLTRTVPRDDIKSWLKERLWTAWSGAWRRNREPFLRKIKNTTSTWQDQPSRREQVVLSRLRTGHTRLSHDMGSTGGGFHRQCETCGTRNTVEHFLINCPILEHLRTIHEITSIDSTLQNDTVKERQLINFLKEAGLFTLI; from the coding sequence ATGACCCTCGGAAACCGCACCGTCAGCTATCTTGAAAGGACCAAGGAAGACGGGCAGACTTGCTTCCTCGAAGAGAATGCGAACTCTGCCCTTACCGCTGTTGCCAACATCCAGCTTCCACCGGTGGCCGGGCTCCATCGGATCGGACCCAGAAGCTGGTCGGCTAAAAGACCCCAGATAGCTAAAAACATCAAGACCCACTTCCGGAAGCAGTGCAATCCCACGGAGGTACAGACCGCGTTCAGAGAGGTCCTAAATAGGAAATTCAGTACTCATGAGGTCCGCTACACTGACGGCTCCAAGCTGGCGGAGCGAGTTGGCCTCGGCATTTATAGTCGAACTACAGAAATGTACCACAGCCTCCCTATTCAGTGCTCCGTTTTTTCGGCCGAAGCAGCGGCCATATTTTTAGCCACCACGACACCCTGCGACAACCCGATGCTGGTCGTCAGCGACTCGGACAGCGTTTTGTCTGCAATTACAAATCCGAGCAACCGGCACCCGTTTATCCAGAAAATTCAGGAAGCCTTAGAAAACCCATCTACCAGAACCACATTCATGTGGGTCCCCGGTCATTGCGGCATCCTCGGCAACGAGCGGGCTGACATACTTGCCGGCATCGGCCGTAACAGCCCGACACTGACTAGAACAGTCCCCCGCGATGATATTAAGTCCTGGCTTAAGGAGCGACTGTGGACCGCCTGGTCTGGAGCATGGCGCCGTAACAGAGAACCATTCCTCCGAAAAATAAAAAACACCACGAGCACGTGGCAAGATCAACCTTCTCGCCGAGAGCAGGTTGTCCTCTCGCGACTGCGTACGGGACATACGCGTTTATCACATGACATGGGTAGCACAGGGGGCGGGTTCCACCGCCAGTGCGAAACATGCGGAACACGGAACACTGTCGAACATTTTCTCATCAACTGTCCCATCCTGGAGCACTTAAGAACGATCCACGAGATTACCAGCATCGACAGCACCCTCCAAAATGATACTGTGAAAGAACGCCAGCTgataaattttttgaaagaagccGGCCTTTTTACGTTAATATGA